The window AGTCCCTAAAGTTAACACAAATAATggatgatttgaaaaaaaattattcacaaaCAAATCAATAATTACAAACCAATGAATAATTGACAAACTGATCTTTCTCTCCTTATCAAATTGTAAATGACAGTATTGGTGTAGGATTTGCACCATGATTGAGCAGCATAAGCCATCCGTGTAGGAGTACATATTCGATCAGACTATTTAAAAGAATAGTGCCATATTGAGCTGTTGTGGGTTCGACGGGATTGAGAATGCTGGCAAACATTCCCGACCAAGTGGACTCCTATCTTGGAAGCGGATTtgcattatttttttgttttattggtTTTGATATGTTTGAAAACATAATGGAGAAACTTTAGAGCCCTAGAGGTCTACATCATAAGCAAAAGTTCTTGGatataattatattaaaaaattaaaggtACTATATTTCCAAGCCTAATCTACCGTACAGactattcttttctttctttgtttcttatGCCCTCTAAACTGTACTACCCGAAAAAGTCTTTTTGACTCTTCTGATATGTTTTTGAAAGCATTGCATCACCTTGTCCTTTGTCAAATAACTTCCACTTTCATCTCAAAATCAACAGCTGATAAGTGGAGTGGCCCAACACCTTATATATATGGTTGGAAATCTTTGGAATATCAAAGTGAGATATTCAACTAGCACCTTTTCGCAGAGGTGACTTGACAAATGGATTTAAACCATTAAAGAAAGAACCAAGTCACTGGAAAAATAAATGGGGTAACAAATCCACCCATGGAATAATAAACAAACCCAAGACCCAACTCTGCCAACTCTTATACCATGTTAAATAACTTGAACTTTCGTATCAAAATCAATTGGCGATCAACGGAATAACCCAACATCTTGTATATATGTCCATAAATTCTTGAAATATCAATATGGGATATTCAACTGGCATCCTTTAAAGCCTGAAAAATACTTGCATACCTAACAATGTGGCATTAACTCACAAATAAAAAGAAGCCCATCCAACCAACAATAGAAACTCACAAAGGATTTTAGGATGgttttatacatatatacactGGGATCCTGCATTTGGCTCCGATTAGTGAATTAGCAAGTGTAGTAGGCAgctttatgttatttttttttaaaaaaaaaaataggactaAAAAATTAACTCAGATTTCTACGGTTTTTTTTAACACACTTATCTTAAATTTAGGAAAATAATTTAATCTAATAAGTTATCTAGAACTATTAGATATCAAATCTATTCCATCATGGTAGGAGCATAAATTAAGATTGTAATCCAATCTAAGTTCTAACTTAGGGAGTAACTGGTGGTAAATAATGACCTTAGATTGCCAATTGTAAAATGCACACCGTAAATTAGATGTTGGTTTGCATATGCCTTTTATAACACGAATGCCATTCCACCCTTTTTTCAAGTCATCAATCATACCATACCAACATTATCTTTGAGCCGTTTAATTTAACTGACTTGAGGATGCTTACTTGGGGAAAAACCAGCATTCTCTTATAAGACAATGATTATAGCAATTGGCTATGAGTTATTCGCACATTGGACCCTAGAAGAAAAGTTTCAAACAGTCGCAGTGTCAAACTTGATTAACACTTAAaactatgaaaaaaaaaaagtttctggCATTTGTTTTGTATCGGCCAATTTAATTGGACACTGGAAGTGAAATCCAAATTCCAATTCCTCTAGGGTAGTTTGGAATATTAGGAGAAAAAATAtggtttttcaaattttttgaacCATCCTACTCTTAACCACAACAAAAGAATGCGCATgccttttttcttgaaaattttttaattttattaataatttaaaaaactaaaaaggagGGGACATAAACTTTACCTCTAAAATATACGAATATTTTAAATAACCATAAAAGAAACGAGGACATAATTAAACAATGCTTAATTATTTAGTTACTGAATCAAAATTGGACATGTAAATAAATGAACAGCCAATGGAGAAAATCGATATCCATCTAGGCTTTCTTTCAACAATTCATATGCTGTAGCAGTATGATACTattgaaattttcagttttctctTAAACAGTCAAAATAAGAAACTTTCAAATTTGTAATCTACAAGTTTGAATGGAATCCTGATTTTTATTGCAGAAATGGTCAACGACTTGACCATTAATGAGTTTGAATATTAGTGAGAAGTGATAATTGTCAACAGAGTAAATTAACAAGGTTATATCTTCTCTCAACTTAGAAAGGCAAAtgaagcagaaaaaaaaaagtaatattcATGGAGTAGGACTTTGGGAGTTAAGTTCATTAACGAGTAAACTTGACATGCGCCTTCCAGATGAAGAAAATAGAGGACAAAAAGAGAGGGCACGTACGAAAGGAGTGTTAATTTTTCTAATTACTAAAGGTGTGTTTGACATAGTTGAAAAATGAGCATATTAAATTACTAATTTATCAAGTATTGAATCTAATATCATTCATTATCTGAATTTGAACACTGAACTCAATATACCTATTCATAATTATAGATAACTGAATATTGAATTTCACGTATATTATAAATTTGTCCTCACAGTGATTTATTCATTAATGCTGTTACTATAGTGTTATATTTCATTACTAATATACATGAGTTAATTTCAGCAAAAATAAgatattaaaataaatgaaccatagaaaaaaaaaattaacattataacaagtttatctgagaaaaaaaaaagcacaatttTCAATGCTTCCTTTTTCTCCTTTGTTAACATATCCTTTCCCGGTGCTTCGTGTGatatttgtaaacaaagtgtCTCTTTAATCCTCTGAACCATGtggtatatatataatattggCATGTGTAAATATTGCTGTTAGATGGACAAAACAAGAACCATTTCAACGTCTAAATACTTGAAATTTATTACCAAAAGTTTGAATATTTCCTACttccaataaaagtagtaataTAATATTACAGACAATCACACCTTAGCTATCAGGAATAAAGAAATAGACACATACATGCATAAACACATttacatatatgtgtgtgtcATTGTAGCACCTTATAGTTTGAAAAGATAATCCAAGAATgtgttaaaagaatttttgaaaattttttttccaaaatgtcAAATTGAAACAATTGAATCCACATGGATGGTTATCATTGTTTTTGCTTTCAGATATTGTTGCAGCATTATGGGTAAATATATGTGTAGATACACACATACACATAAatacacatatacacacatacatacattaatacatacatacataattgcatacatacatacatacatccATATATATATGTCTGCGTGTACACACTCACATAAAAATAGGATGGGAAAAtatgtttgaaattttttaaaattgcgTTTACAAAAAATGTGCCCATGCAGATCTTAAAATACAGGGAGagtatttttcattaaaaatttttgagGAAGGTTTTTCATGCTTGACTATAGAGTAATTTGAACCGCTTTATTGCACTATTTATTCACGTATAGAGAAAACGAATTAAGGAGAATTGTTCTATGTTTTTACAGTTTATTTTTGGTTGAGTTGGATTGGAGATTGAAGAATGATAACTTACGCTACTATGCTGTTTTTACAAGATTTTATTTTTGGGATGAGGTTTTCTTCAGCAAATTCTCTATTTAATTAGATCCTTAAGATGAACATGTAGGGCACGATATGAAATttgttctaaaattttttattttatctaaaaAGATATGAAATTTATCATATGATTctttaacttttttttcttttgaaaaattaaactaTAATGGGAGCCCTACCCTATGGTCCAACCTTCTCTTGCTAGTCATTCGGTGTCTAGTAAGAATGGGCATAGGTCGAATACCTGCCCCGTGTACCATGTGGCTAACCCAACCTATAATTTGCGGGTCAGTTATTTTCTGATCCTTACCCGCTCCGCATATCAGTGGGTATTCGATTATAGAGTACTCGTTGAGATAGGGTTGGGTCAATGGGTACCCTCCCCTACTccacttatcatttaattttttaaaaaatgatttatactaatttaattttgtattttacacattcatgtaagatttaattaaaaaaaattcaacaaaatctGCTACTAAGAAACAAACATGGGAATAGAatgcaagaaaaagtaaaaaaattaaaagaattcaaaatcaatggaagtttgaaataagtagtacatttttttaaatatatgttccacattaattaaactctttTTTATGAAATATAAGATCATGACCTCTACAAATAAATCTTGTAAATGAACTataatctctcatatttgtactACAATTTGTTCAATGGAATTACTTATTTAactctaaaaatattattttataatatgtgcataaaaataaataaataaataaatgaatatatatatatgtgtgtgtgtgtgtgtgtgtgtgtgtacgcAAGGCGTCGGGTATGGGCAGGTTTTTAATTACTCACTAATATGAGGAGTGaataaaggagaaaaaaatCCTTCAACCCACAAATGGTCAAGGAGGGCAAGCATTTGCCCAGTGCCCATCCCTTATGAAAACATAAATATTGTAGATAATCATGAtaagtcaattttttttcattatttcaaTAAAATGGAGGcaattaaggaaaaaaatggaGGCTATTAAAACGACAAAAAGTTATTCATTTACTCATTTATGAAAACAACTAAATCTTGACTATTCAAAGGGGTTTATGGTTTTCCTTATGAACTATGTGATGGATCTACAAATGACAAGCCTTTATATatggctttttctttttcatactCTACATAGAATAATCAAGAAGAAAAACGATGTAAAGTAAGAGAGAAATTATTAGAGTTGAATATAAGGAAAAGGGCAAATAACATTTTACTCCTCTGtgatttagtgttttttttccatataaccctcctatggtttcaaaaactatacataatcccctcatggtttggattaaagtgtcaaagtgacggaaatagtCATTCGTAACTGAACTTCTAGAAATGTCGTAATTATCCTTATAAATACCTGACATACTAATCCcgtataatttttatattttactatataacctcttatggtttaatactttaccatatgacccccttatggttttcaaaatatacacataatcccccttggttaataaataatttttaactttatataatggtatttttaacattttaggtgactccaTTACAAATGATCATTctcgtcactttgacactttaatccaaaccatgagggggttatatatagtttttgaaactataagggggttatgtaaaaaaacactaaaccacaggggggtaaaatgGAATTTGCcctaagaaaaaaatgttatgataaatatatatatatatatatatatcttcctATTTATATGGATGTaaaattttcataaaatttcATACTTCAATCAGGTACCAGTGTTTCATGATCAATGAGTAAAGAAAAAAACCtttactaaagaaaaataacactTTTATTTATGATCTCGATATCAAAAACATTACAACCTTATAACTGAACGCACAGGACACATGTATGAAATCTAATAGCAAGAGAAAACTCTGAACTAAAGTTTTTCCTTGACACATGATTAGAACAGATCTATGCAACAGAGACATagaattacttaaaaaaaaatgggatacAAGAGAATAACTCAAGAGTCGAGACCACAGTCTTATATGTATTGAATACTTGCAAAAATAGCTAGGAAATTAGGGGAAATCCATTAGGGTTTAATATTGGAAGGACCCTTTATCTTCTATAAAAACTACCATTCTCAAGCAAGTACTGAGATATATTTGCTGCCTAGATCTGGCACTTAAGTTCATCCTGAACCTTCTTTTTAAGTTCTTCCAGTGCCTTCTTCATCATCAGAAGTTGCTCCAGATTCATCTCTCCAATTGGAGCCTGCCACCAATTCTTGTGGTGGCCTTCTTTTATCATCTGACCAAGAACTTCTTCACGTTTTTTGTTGGCTTTCAATTGTGTTTTAAGGTcgataattttattattgagtTCATCAATGTTATCTCCATGGTGGTTGGCAACATGGTGATTAGTGCCACCATGGACGCTAGGTGATGGCTTGTTTCCAACAAACTTATCAATGACAGATTCGAAAGATGAATGACGAAAAGAGTAAGCCCTTTTTCCAGGAGAGAACACCAACAGAGCAACTTCTGCACCAGTAAGAGTGCAAAGTTCGTTGGCCTTCATGAAAAGGCCATTGCGACGCTTTGAGAAGGTAACATGGAGATTGTTATTTTTCTCCATTTCAACTATAGGAACCTTTTGATGACCTCTAGTTAATTTTTTGGCCATGGCTTAATTTGATCGATTCACAATGTCAATATTTGAGAAGAAGGAGGGTATttatggggttttcctttgtgcCTATTGATGCCGCTTTTCCTATTGTGACCTTGTCTTATATGGCAAAAAATTAATTCACATTGGAGTCATATTTATCCGCAATCTAATGCATTTATGGTAGGAAAGCAAATTTAAAACTTACCAAATCAAGTTTCTGAACAATTG is drawn from Coffea arabica cultivar ET-39 chromosome 1c, Coffea Arabica ET-39 HiFi, whole genome shotgun sequence and contains these coding sequences:
- the LOC113740315 gene encoding agamous-like MADS-box protein AGL62, giving the protein MAKKLTRGHQKVPIVEMEKNNNLHVTFSKRRNGLFMKANELCTLTGAEVALLVFSPGKRAYSFRHSSFESVIDKFVGNKPSPSVHGGTNHHVANHHGDNIDELNNKIIDLKTQLKANKKREEVLGQMIKEGHHKNWWQAPIGEMNLEQLLMMKKALEELKKKVQDELKCQI